The following are encoded in a window of Phaseolus vulgaris cultivar G19833 chromosome 3, P. vulgaris v2.0, whole genome shotgun sequence genomic DNA:
- the LOC137807296 gene encoding uncharacterized protein isoform X6, with amino-acid sequence MINEEEKGHLTVMPTLEEVKRAVVDLNAHGAPGPDGYGAIFFQTFWEIVREDAFNAVKQFVLQDWMFPARIIDKNQNEFVQGRDIRDCIATTSEAINVLNRNSFDENVALK; translated from the exons atgATCAATGAGGAAGAAAAGGGACATCTCACAGTCATGCCTACACTAGAAGAGGTCAAGAGGGCGGTTGTTGACTTGAATGCTCATGGGGCTCCGGGTCCAGATGGTTATGGAGCTATTTTCTTCCAAACTTTCTGGGAGATTGTTAGGGAGGATGCTTTCAACGCTGTCAAGCAATTCGTCCTTCAAGACTGGATGTTTCCAG CTAGGATCATTGACAAAAATCAGAACGAATTTGTGCAAGGAAGGGATATAAGAGATTGCATTGCAACAACATCGGAAGCCATAAACGTGCTTAACAGAAACTCGTTTGATGAAAATGTCGCCCTCAAG TAA
- the LOC137807296 gene encoding uncharacterized protein isoform X4, with translation MINEEEKGHLTVMPTLEEVKRAVVDLNAHGAPGPDGYGAIFFQTFWEIVREDAFNAVKQFVLQDWMFPDSRLLLKSLLIVWLPVAARIIDKNQNEFVQGRDIRDCIATTSEAINVLNRNSFDENVALK, from the exons atgATCAATGAGGAAGAAAAGGGACATCTCACAGTCATGCCTACACTAGAAGAGGTCAAGAGGGCGGTTGTTGACTTGAATGCTCATGGGGCTCCGGGTCCAGATGGTTATGGAGCTATTTTCTTCCAAACTTTCTGGGAGATTGTTAGGGAGGATGCTTTCAACGCTGTCAAGCAATTCGTCCTTCAAGACTGGATGTTTCCAG ATTCAAGACTATTACTAAAATCCTTGTTGATAGTCTGGCTCCCCGTTGCAGCTAGGATCATTGACAAAAATCAGAACGAATTTGTGCAAGGAAGGGATATAAGAGATTGCATTGCAACAACATCGGAAGCCATAAACGTGCTTAACAGAAACTCGTTTGATGAAAATGTCGCCCTCAAG TAA
- the LOC137807296 gene encoding uncharacterized protein isoform X5 — MINEEEKGHLTVMPTLEEVKRAVVDLNAHGAPGPDGYGAIFFQTFWEIVREDAFNAVKQFVLQDWMFPVWLPVAARIIDKNQNEFVQGRDIRDCIATTSEAINVLNRNSFDENVALK; from the exons atgATCAATGAGGAAGAAAAGGGACATCTCACAGTCATGCCTACACTAGAAGAGGTCAAGAGGGCGGTTGTTGACTTGAATGCTCATGGGGCTCCGGGTCCAGATGGTTATGGAGCTATTTTCTTCCAAACTTTCTGGGAGATTGTTAGGGAGGATGCTTTCAACGCTGTCAAGCAATTCGTCCTTCAAGACTGGATGTTTCCAG TCTGGCTCCCCGTTGCAGCTAGGATCATTGACAAAAATCAGAACGAATTTGTGCAAGGAAGGGATATAAGAGATTGCATTGCAACAACATCGGAAGCCATAAACGTGCTTAACAGAAACTCGTTTGATGAAAATGTCGCCCTCAAG TAA
- the LOC137807296 gene encoding uncharacterized protein isoform X3, whose product MINEEEKGHLTVMPTLEEVKRAVVDLNAHGAPGPDGYGAIFFQTFWEIVREDAFNAVKQFVLQDWMFPARIIDKNQNEFVQGRDIRDCIATTSEAINVLNRNSFDENVALKVLQLDNHNISSAKNFFKINGGTTGFFNCSRGVRKGDPLSPLLFCLSEDGLSRALHHAFQAGYINYVVSPAGTTIPSHMLYGDDAFIFCRADKRICVSSQKHAQ is encoded by the exons atgATCAATGAGGAAGAAAAGGGACATCTCACAGTCATGCCTACACTAGAAGAGGTCAAGAGGGCGGTTGTTGACTTGAATGCTCATGGGGCTCCGGGTCCAGATGGTTATGGAGCTATTTTCTTCCAAACTTTCTGGGAGATTGTTAGGGAGGATGCTTTCAACGCTGTCAAGCAATTCGTCCTTCAAGACTGGATGTTTCCAG CTAGGATCATTGACAAAAATCAGAACGAATTTGTGCAAGGAAGGGATATAAGAGATTGCATTGCAACAACATCGGAAGCCATAAACGTGCTTAACAGAAACTCGTTTGATGAAAATGTCGCCCTCAAG GTACTACAGCTGGATAACCACAATATTTCCTCGGCAAagaattttttcaaaatcaatggGGGCACGACTGGTTTCTTCAACTGCTCAAGAGGGGTGAGGAAGGGGGACCCGCTGTCACCCCTGCTATTTTGCCTATCTGAAGATGGCCTCAGTAGGGCTTTGCATCATGCTTTCCAAGCCGGTTACATCAATTATGTGGTCAGTCCAGCAGGGACTACTATTCCTTCTCACATGCTATATGGGGATGATGCTTTCATTTTTTGCAGGGCTGATAAAAGAATTTGTGTTAGCTCTCAAAAACATGCTCAATAA
- the LOC137807296 gene encoding uncharacterized protein isoform X1 has protein sequence MINEEEKGHLTVMPTLEEVKRAVVDLNAHGAPGPDGYGAIFFQTFWEIVREDAFNAVKQFVLQDWMFPDSRLLLKSLLIVWLPVAARIIDKNQNEFVQGRDIRDCIATTSEAINVLNRNSFDENVALKVLQLDNHNISSAKNFFKINGGTTGFFNCSRGVRKGDPLSPLLFCLSEDGLSRALHHAFQAGYINYVVSPAGTTIPSHMLYGDDAFIFCRADKRICVSSQKHAQ, from the exons atgATCAATGAGGAAGAAAAGGGACATCTCACAGTCATGCCTACACTAGAAGAGGTCAAGAGGGCGGTTGTTGACTTGAATGCTCATGGGGCTCCGGGTCCAGATGGTTATGGAGCTATTTTCTTCCAAACTTTCTGGGAGATTGTTAGGGAGGATGCTTTCAACGCTGTCAAGCAATTCGTCCTTCAAGACTGGATGTTTCCAG ATTCAAGACTATTACTAAAATCCTTGTTGATAGTCTGGCTCCCCGTTGCAGCTAGGATCATTGACAAAAATCAGAACGAATTTGTGCAAGGAAGGGATATAAGAGATTGCATTGCAACAACATCGGAAGCCATAAACGTGCTTAACAGAAACTCGTTTGATGAAAATGTCGCCCTCAAG GTACTACAGCTGGATAACCACAATATTTCCTCGGCAAagaattttttcaaaatcaatggGGGCACGACTGGTTTCTTCAACTGCTCAAGAGGGGTGAGGAAGGGGGACCCGCTGTCACCCCTGCTATTTTGCCTATCTGAAGATGGCCTCAGTAGGGCTTTGCATCATGCTTTCCAAGCCGGTTACATCAATTATGTGGTCAGTCCAGCAGGGACTACTATTCCTTCTCACATGCTATATGGGGATGATGCTTTCATTTTTTGCAGGGCTGATAAAAGAATTTGTGTTAGCTCTCAAAAACATGCTCAATAA
- the LOC137807296 gene encoding uncharacterized protein isoform X2 produces the protein MINEEEKGHLTVMPTLEEVKRAVVDLNAHGAPGPDGYGAIFFQTFWEIVREDAFNAVKQFVLQDWMFPVWLPVAARIIDKNQNEFVQGRDIRDCIATTSEAINVLNRNSFDENVALKVLQLDNHNISSAKNFFKINGGTTGFFNCSRGVRKGDPLSPLLFCLSEDGLSRALHHAFQAGYINYVVSPAGTTIPSHMLYGDDAFIFCRADKRICVSSQKHAQ, from the exons atgATCAATGAGGAAGAAAAGGGACATCTCACAGTCATGCCTACACTAGAAGAGGTCAAGAGGGCGGTTGTTGACTTGAATGCTCATGGGGCTCCGGGTCCAGATGGTTATGGAGCTATTTTCTTCCAAACTTTCTGGGAGATTGTTAGGGAGGATGCTTTCAACGCTGTCAAGCAATTCGTCCTTCAAGACTGGATGTTTCCAG TCTGGCTCCCCGTTGCAGCTAGGATCATTGACAAAAATCAGAACGAATTTGTGCAAGGAAGGGATATAAGAGATTGCATTGCAACAACATCGGAAGCCATAAACGTGCTTAACAGAAACTCGTTTGATGAAAATGTCGCCCTCAAG GTACTACAGCTGGATAACCACAATATTTCCTCGGCAAagaattttttcaaaatcaatggGGGCACGACTGGTTTCTTCAACTGCTCAAGAGGGGTGAGGAAGGGGGACCCGCTGTCACCCCTGCTATTTTGCCTATCTGAAGATGGCCTCAGTAGGGCTTTGCATCATGCTTTCCAAGCCGGTTACATCAATTATGTGGTCAGTCCAGCAGGGACTACTATTCCTTCTCACATGCTATATGGGGATGATGCTTTCATTTTTTGCAGGGCTGATAAAAGAATTTGTGTTAGCTCTCAAAAACATGCTCAATAA